From Saccharibacillus brassicae:
CTGACGGCCGTCACCTGCGGACGCGGATACAAGCTGATGACCGGCGCCTGTTCGGCGATATAGGCGTTGGCTTCGAGCGCCCGCGCATGGCGCGACGCTGCGTCGGTCGCCGCTTCCAACCGCTCCAGCAGTTCGTTTGCTTTGGCGTCGTCGAAGCCTCCGTAATTGCCGCTGCCTTCGGGCGCGTATTGGCCGCTCAGAAGCGTATGCGGCTCGCCGAACGTGCTCCACGCTTCGATAAAAGCGTCCCATTGGCCCGTCTCGCGCGCGCTCTCGATCAGGCTGTAATCGCCGTGCCGGATATCGGCCTGAATGCCGAGCTGCGTCCACTGGTACTGCAGCGTCTCGCCGAGCGCACGATCGCCGCCCCACGTCATCAGCGTCAGGGTGAACGGTTCGCCGTTTTTGGTGCGCACGCCCGAGCCGTCGAGCGTCCAACCGGCTTCGTCGAGCAGCTTCCCTGCACGCTCAAGATCGAACTTGGCGTATACCGCGTCCCGCGCTTCGGCAAATGCCGGATTGGAACTGAGCCACGTCGTTACGGGAAAGCTCTGCCCTTCCGCCGCCTGCAGAATCAGTTCCTCGCGATCGATCCCCCAGGACAGCGCCTGCCGGACCCGGACGTCCCGGAATTTGTCCTGCTTCAAATTCAGGTACACGGTCTGCGTATTGGAAGCGGGCACGGTCGAAAGCTTCACCTTGTCTTCCGCCTGCAGCTGTTCGATTGCCGATACCGGCATCTTCTGCGCGATATGGCTGCTGCCGCTCAATACGGACAGCATCCGCGTCTGCTCGTCGGCAATCTGCTCGTGCACGACGCGGGCAATCGCAGGCTTTTCGCCCCAGTACTCGTCGTTGACGGCAAGTTCCATCCGCTTCTGCGGTTCGAAAGCGGTCACTTTGTACATGCCGGACAAGTCCATCGTGCCTACGGCGTCGTGAGCGGCTTCCGCGTTATGGATCAGCGTCTGGTACGAAGACAGACTCAGCGGCACGTCCATGTTCGGATGCGCCGTCTTGACCTGCAGCGCGGCGTCGTCCGTGACGGAGAACGTCAAATCCTGAATGTACGGCACGACCTGCTTGTCGAGCTTGCGCGAACGTTCCAGCGAAGCGACGACCGCCGCGGCATCGACCTTTTTCCCGCTCCAGAACTTCGCTTCCGGCTTGAGCGTGATCTTCCATGTCTTCGCGTCGACCGCTTCGGCGCTTTCTGCCAGCACGGGCTGGATCTTCCCTTCGGGATCGGCTTTGAACAGCGTCTCGCCCGCGCCGATCGCGATCAAATAGCTCGACGTGAGCGGCTGTACCGGATCGAGCGCGGCCGCGATTTCCTGATCGGCGATGATCAGCTCCTGCGGAACTTTCTCCCCGGTATCGGAAGCTTCGCCGCCTGCCTCGGCTTCCTTGGACGCCGGCGCCGCTTCGGCCCGATTAGGAGCGGCCTGCTCGTTCGCCGCCGGCGCGCCGCACCCTCCCACCATGATGAATCCTATTAACAGCAGCGGGTAAAAAAACTTTTTTCTATGCATATCGCGAACCTCCAACTTTATTCATATGGCCTGCGCAAGCAGTTGAAGCCTTCTGCCCTGCATGCTTTTCCCAAAAACGAGCGGTTGATCTTGTTCGAACGCTCCGATATGCGGCGCAGGCTGATCGAACAGCTCGATCAGGCGGAAGCCGGACTCGGTCAAATACCGGACAAGTTCCTGCGGAAACAGCAGCCGATGCTTCAGATGTTCCGCGATCGGCTCCTGCCCGTCGAATTCCCAGCTGTAATCGCGCAGCAGCAGCTGATTCGGCAGGTCGATCGAAAAGCGCGTGCGCAGCGTCACTCCCTGCTCCCCGTGCATACGCCGGTCGATCAATTCTTCCTCCAGCCAGCGCTGCCCTTCGCGGGTGAGGAAAAACGCCGCGTTGCGCATATCCAGATACAGCAGGCCGCCTTCCTTCAAATGGTTGCGGAAGCAGCCAAGAGCAGCGCGTACGTCGTCGTTCGTAAAATTGTACAAAAACGTGCTGCCCACGCAGGTGAGCGCATCGAATTGCTCGTTCAGCTCGAAACGTTCCTGATCTCCGCGCACGAAAGACCGTTCGGGATACTTCTCTCTGGCCCAGCGCAGCATTTCCTCCGACTGGTCCAGCCCCGTCACGTCGTACCCGGCTTCGCTGAGCCAGTCCACTTCCCGGCCCGGTCCGCAGCCGACGTCCAGCACTTTCGGTCCCGAGTCGTATTCGCGCAGCAGCTTGTCAATAAACTGCGCCATGCCGAAATCTTCTTCTCCGTTAAAAGTCAGGTACAGCGACGGACGGGTGTGCAAAAAATTGTCGCGATCCGAATTAAGTGACGCCGACATGAAGTTCCTCCTCCTTCAAACCTCAATGATAGATAAACAGTTCGGAAGCTCCGCCGCTAAACTGCGTAAACGGAAACGGTTCGGCCACGACGCTCCGCACGCCTTCGCCCACGAACCGTGCGGCGATGGCGCTGCCGGTCTGGGCGTAGACGGTCAGCGGTATTTCGCGTTCCCGGACCTTGTGCACGATCAGATCGAAGCTGCCGTTGCTCAGCGTCATGCCCGTGCAGATGACGCTGTCGGCCTGCTCCAGCACGACGTGCATGTCCGGCTCCACGCGCTGTCCGCTCTGCGTGCGTTCCAGCTGCAAATCGCAGGGCAGGCAGATGCCTCCGCGCCGCTCGATCGCTTCGATCAGCGGATTGACGACGCCGATCAGCGCGACGCGGCTGCCGGGCGCGATCCGCGCCGTATCGGCGACGCAGGCGTCGCGCAGCAGCGCCTTGTCCAGCGGAGTACCGGCGGGAATATGCGCCACTTCCCGGCAGGCGCCGTGATGCGGCCGCACTGCGGCCAGATAGGCGTCCATCGCCGCCACGCGCACCGGCAGGCGATCATCGCGCAGCAGCTCCGCCACGGAGCGGCCGGAGCATTCCTCGGCCGCGTCCGCGGAGAGCTGCCCGGGCGTATGCGAGCATGCGCCAAAAGCTTCTCCCACCCGCAGCAGCAAATAGTGATTCCGGTATTTCACGGCAGAACCGGGAAACTGAGTCGTCTGGTAGATACTTACCGCGCCGGTCGCGGACACCGATGCGGGATCGGCGCCGAGTTCTCCCCGCAGAACCGCTTCCTGCAATGCGTTCAGGTTCAGGTTCATGGCGAGACTTCGCTCTCTGCCGCGTAACGAAGCCGGATACGCGACAGCGCGTCTTCGGCGTAGCTTCTGGCCTGCCGCCCTTCGCGATCGATCGCGACGACGTGGCCCAGATAGCACGCATTGTCGATCGGCGCTTCCACGAAGCGGGACTCGCAGTCCGCGAACTGGAACCGGGCGAGGCGGGCATCGTTCGCCAGTTCTTCCGTTCCTTCCAGGTGCTCGATCAGGCCCCGCTTCGGCGGAACGAGGAACGCGATCGCGGCGCTGCGAACGCCCCGGTCCTGCGTGTTAAGCACAGGCTTGCAGCCGAGCGCCAGATCGACGAACACGTCCAGCAGATCGAGTCCGGTGACGTGATGCACGAGTTCGACGATGTAATTGCCGGCCGTTCTCGGATTGATCTCGACGATGCGCGGACCGTCCGCCGTCAGCATCACTTCGGTATGCGCGATGCCGTGGTCGAAGCCGACCGCTTCAAGCGCGCTTTCGACGAACAGCCGCACTTCCCCGGCTGTCTCTTCGCTCAGCTGCGCCGGGAACATATGTCCGTTCTCGATAAAATAAGGCGTCCCGGTGACCGACTTGTCGGTAATGCCCAGCGTATGAATCTCTCCTTCGCAGCAGACGCTCTCCACGCTGACTTCGCTGCCTTCCATAAACGCTTCCAGCAGCATGCGGCGATCGCGTTCCTGATCCCGGAAGTTGAGCGGGAAGTTCTCGAGGGCCGCATAGGCCATATGTAATTCCTGCGCGTCCCGAATAAGGTTGACGAACGCGCTGGACGCCAGATCGACAGGCTTGGCGACGAGCGGATAGCCGATCTCTTCGGCCGCCGCCCGCGCTTCTTCCCACCCGCGCACGATGCGGTAGGACGGATTGGCAAGCCCCGCCCGATCAAGCGCTTCGCGCATCCGGTATTTGTTCCTGACCTGCCCCACCGCGGCGGGAAACGGACACGGAAGCGACAGCGCCTGCGCCACGTCCTTGACCGTATCGATATAGTAATCGCACACCGTAATGACGCCGTCGAACGCGTAAGGCCGCAGCTTCTCGATCAGTTCGGCCGTATCGTTCGTCTCGGCGATCAGCACTTCCTGCGCATGCGCGAGGACCGGATGCGGCGATTCGCTGCCGTCTTCCCCGTAATGGCCCGGCCTGCGGGTGACGAACGTGTACGTGTGGCCTCTTTCTTCAAGCAGCACAGGCAGCAGCCTGCCGCTCGCTCCGACCCAACTCTCGATCATCAATAAATGCGCCATACTTCTCCCCCTCCTTTTTCGTAACGATTACGATTATACACTATACACCATTCATTTATTTGTCAATAGATCCATATCGCTAAAAAAGACGCATAAATTGTTTGCTGCTTAACGAAAATCCGGGACTGTATCCGTATATGCCCTGCTTTGCAAATCTTCCGCTTTTCCTGCTCCGCTTCCCGCTGCCTGTTTCTTGCTTCCTGCTTTCCTGCCTGCTTCCTGTTCCTGCTTCCTGCTTACTCTACGCGCTCCTGCGTGCCTTTCGCGGCGCTTGCCGTCGAGGCTCAACGAATCGTAGTATCGCTATTTGCCCGTTTTTCGCTTTTTTGCCTATCTAACGAATCGTCATATCCTTATTGAGCGCTGGAAGGCGGTTTAAGGCGGATTTGGGGCAAATAGCGTGATGACGATTCGTTAAAATATGAAAAATCGAGCCGGAGCGAAAATAGCGGGTCAGGGTTCGTTAGCGTAGGGCGGGGAGGCGGCGGGAGAGTCCGGTTTGGCGCAAAGCGGCAGGCGGGAAAAGGCAGATCGCGGACACGGGGATTCGTTGGAACGCCCCTGCGTGCGGGAAAGTCCCGTGTGGCGCAAAGCGGCAGGCGGGACAAGATACCCCCCACAATGGACACCGCCTACGGACTCCAGCCGCAAGCGAAGCCCATTCGATCCGGGATCGATGCGGGATCGCGAACGGCAGCAAAAAAGGCCTTTTCCCGGAAATCCGGAAAAAGGCCTTGATGGATCTGATGCTGAAGTTGCAGGGTCTTACTCGCTCGTATTGGCACTTGTGCCCAGAATGCTGCGAATCGCGCCCAGGTCGCCGGCCGTTTCTTCCAGCAGAAGCAGCAGCGAACCGGATTGTACGGCCACGTCGTACTTCTTGGCTTCTTCCTCGCTGAAACCGAGGGCCGTGAAGTCTTCGCTCCAGCCGTTGCCGCCGTAATACGTGTCCGAGCCGATGAACTTGTGCGCCAGCTGGCCTGCCGCCACGTAAGGGCCGACGTTCGTGAACTCGCTGCCTTCCGATCCGCTGAACGTGTCGCGAATGCTGTGCAGGAACCCTTTCGACTCTTCGGGCTTCGTGTTGGATTCCGGCGATTTGAGGTTGGTATCTTCGCTGATCTCTTCGATATTTTGAGGGTCGCGGCCGATTACCGTAATGCGATCGTTTCCGATTCCCTGCGCTTTGAGCTGGTGGATGGCATCAAGTGCCGCCTGTTCGGTCGAAAATACGCCAACAATCGTTCGGTTAGTCATATTAGAATCCTCCTGTATGGTCCTGGTCTTGATGGAAGTCCGCTTGGCTTCCTTCTCTTTTTCCTATTAACCGAATCCGGGCCAGGTTAACCGACTTTCCGACTTGAGACCCGGTCCGTCCCGCTCCGCGCATAGATATTCGACGCCGGCTTGGTTATAATTAAGATTCGAATCGCGGACCGAACCGCGAACTATAGAAGGAGGACTTCCCTGTGGAAACCCTACAAGCCTTATCGATCGAAAACGAAGACCAGCTGCGGCGCTGCCTTGCCGTGCGGCGGGAAGTCTTCATTGAAGAACAGAACGTGCCGGAAGAACTGGAAATCGACGAATACGACCGGATCGGCTCGTCGGCCGGGCACGTCCTGCTGACAGCCGGAGACGACGATGCGGCTGCCGGACGCTTCACGCCTTACCGCGGCGGAGCGGCCAAAATGCAGCGCGTGGCTGTTCGTTCCGCGTACCGCGGCCGGGGCCTCGGGCGGGTGCTGATGGAGGCGCTGGAACAGGCCGCCCGCCGCGCAGGCTTCCGCAGCGTCGTGCTGGACAGCCAATGT
This genomic window contains:
- a CDS encoding ABC transporter substrate-binding protein — protein: MHRKKFFYPLLLIGFIMVGGCGAPAANEQAAPNRAEAAPASKEAEAGGEASDTGEKVPQELIIADQEIAAALDPVQPLTSSYLIAIGAGETLFKADPEGKIQPVLAESAEAVDAKTWKITLKPEAKFWSGKKVDAAAVVASLERSRKLDKQVVPYIQDLTFSVTDDAALQVKTAHPNMDVPLSLSSYQTLIHNAEAAHDAVGTMDLSGMYKVTAFEPQKRMELAVNDEYWGEKPAIARVVHEQIADEQTRMLSVLSGSSHIAQKMPVSAIEQLQAEDKVKLSTVPASNTQTVYLNLKQDKFRDVRVRQALSWGIDREELILQAAEGQSFPVTTWLSSNPAFAEARDAVYAKFDLERAGKLLDEAGWTLDGSGVRTKNGEPFTLTLMTWGGDRALGETLQYQWTQLGIQADIRHGDYSLIESARETGQWDAFIEAWSTFGEPHTLLSGQYAPEGSGNYGGFDDAKANELLERLEAATDAASRHARALEANAYIAEQAPVISLYPRPQVTAVSRNLEGFVDHFRPFENLVNANLKFVSP
- a CDS encoding class I SAM-dependent methyltransferase, coding for MSASLNSDRDNFLHTRPSLYLTFNGEEDFGMAQFIDKLLREYDSGPKVLDVGCGPGREVDWLSEAGYDVTGLDQSEEMLRWAREKYPERSFVRGDQERFELNEQFDALTCVGSTFLYNFTNDDVRAALGCFRNHLKEGGLLYLDMRNAAFFLTREGQRWLEEELIDRRMHGEQGVTLRTRFSIDLPNQLLLRDYSWEFDGQEPIAEHLKHRLLFPQELVRYLTESGFRLIELFDQPAPHIGAFEQDQPLVFGKSMQGRRLQLLAQAI
- a CDS encoding Rossmann-like domain-containing protein, whose translation is MNLNLNALQEAVLRGELGADPASVSATGAVSIYQTTQFPGSAVKYRNHYLLLRVGEAFGACSHTPGQLSADAAEECSGRSVAELLRDDRLPVRVAAMDAYLAAVRPHHGACREVAHIPAGTPLDKALLRDACVADTARIAPGSRVALIGVVNPLIEAIERRGGICLPCDLQLERTQSGQRVEPDMHVVLEQADSVICTGMTLSNGSFDLIVHKVREREIPLTVYAQTGSAIAARFVGEGVRSVVAEPFPFTQFSGGASELFIYH
- a CDS encoding ATP-grasp domain-containing protein: MAHLLMIESWVGASGRLLPVLLEERGHTYTFVTRRPGHYGEDGSESPHPVLAHAQEVLIAETNDTAELIEKLRPYAFDGVITVCDYYIDTVKDVAQALSLPCPFPAAVGQVRNKYRMREALDRAGLANPSYRIVRGWEEARAAAEEIGYPLVAKPVDLASSAFVNLIRDAQELHMAYAALENFPLNFRDQERDRRMLLEAFMEGSEVSVESVCCEGEIHTLGITDKSVTGTPYFIENGHMFPAQLSEETAGEVRLFVESALEAVGFDHGIAHTEVMLTADGPRIVEINPRTAGNYIVELVHHVTGLDLLDVFVDLALGCKPVLNTQDRGVRSAAIAFLVPPKRGLIEHLEGTEELANDARLARFQFADCESRFVEAPIDNACYLGHVVAIDREGRQARSYAEDALSRIRLRYAAESEVSP
- a CDS encoding general stress protein, which gives rise to MTNRTIVGVFSTEQAALDAIHQLKAQGIGNDRITVIGRDPQNIEEISEDTNLKSPESNTKPEESKGFLHSIRDTFSGSEGSEFTNVGPYVAAGQLAHKFIGSDTYYGGNGWSEDFTALGFSEEEAKKYDVAVQSGSLLLLLEETAGDLGAIRSILGTSANTSE
- a CDS encoding GNAT family N-acetyltransferase; translated protein: METLQALSIENEDQLRRCLAVRREVFIEEQNVPEELEIDEYDRIGSSAGHVLLTAGDDDAAAGRFTPYRGGAAKMQRVAVRSAYRGRGLGRVLMEALEQAARRAGFRSVVLDSQCHAEGFYTSLGYVTVPGEPFYDAGILHVRMEKTL